Proteins from one Podospora pseudocomata strain CBS 415.72m chromosome 4, whole genome shotgun sequence genomic window:
- a CDS encoding hypothetical protein (EggNog:ENOG503NUCP; COG:G), with amino-acid sequence MSVGHRDGSPPPSSSPCSSRAPISNYYPIGHDLKHPDDRYRLEHDRSSFESQGVLSPLLLGSPHATALRSNSIEMQDSGISSLENEREAQRINRKMDLYLLPLLSLLYLFNGLDRGNIGNAQTQGFTHDIGALPDDLNLAVSLFFVTFVLFQMPSAAVGQWLGPSTWLPIMMLCWGLITTIQAFIWGKAALITTRLLIGVFEAGFYPTCIVYLGSFYSRFDLATRIGLFYGQYAIASAFSGALSYAIFQVSHAWLKPWQLLFIIEGVLTSVLGAVAWLWLPTGPRGAWFLSHSERQFVVDRVGGVELNAAKYSSLTRRDLVETLRDWKLWFVLVFNICASVPVTAFSVFLPLVVQGMGYESVEANLMSVPPAVCGAVGLYLFASSSDRHRERGWHIVGALVVALGGLVGVVGSVSNAAKYASLCVFLFGSYVPPPLTVAWLSGNTPTAGKRALVVGANGLGNLAGAIGSQLYRAEYAPGYKLPLVVTLGFVGVALTGYVAYRYTLRAVNARRAAIRKSKSAEQIEAERVDSVRHADRKWVFVYDL; translated from the exons ATGAGCGTCGGCCACCGGGATGgatcaccgccgccatcctcatctccatgCTCTTCCAGAGCCCCGATTTCGAACTATTACCCGATAGGACATGACCTGAAGCACCCTGATGACAGATACCGCCTTGAACATGATCGGAGCTCTTTCGAAAGTCAAGGGGTGCTTTCGCCGTTGCTTCTTGGCTCTCCACACGCCACCGCGCttcgcagcaacagcattgAGATGCAAGATTCGGGGATATCAAGTCTTGAAAACGAAAGAGAGGCGCAACGTATCAACCGAAAGATGGATTTGTacctgctccccctcctatCGCTGCTGTATCTGTTCAACGGCCTCGACAGGGGGAATATTGGCAATGCGCAAACCCAAGGCTTCACGCATGACATCGGTGCCCTGCCGGATGATCTCAACCTTGCAGTGTCGCTCTTTTTCGTCACCTTTGTCCTGTTCCAGATGCCCTCGGCCGCAGTGGGACAATGGCTGGGGCCGAGCACGTGGCTGCCCATCATGATG CTCTGTTGGGGCCTCATAACCACGATTCAGGCATTTATCTGGGGAAAAG CGGCTCTGATAACGACTCGTCTCCTCATCGGTGTCTTTGAAGCTGGCTTTTACCCCACATGCATCGTTTATCTTGGCTCTTTCTATTCCCGGTTCGACCTGGCCACGCGGATTGGACTGTTTTATGGACAGTATGCCATTGCATCTGCCTTCTCGGGGGCCCTGT CATATGCCATCTTTCAGGTCTCCCATGCCTGGCTCAAGCCATGGCAGcttctcttcatcatcgaggGGGTTCTCACCTCTGTGCTGGGAGCGGTAGCATGGTTGTGGCTACCGACAGGACCTAGAGGCGCGTGGTTCCTGAGCCACAGCGAAAGGCAGTTTGTGGTGGACCGAGTCGGTGGCGTGGAACTCAATGCTGCCAAATACTCCAGCCTTACCCGGCGGGATCTGGTCGAGACGCTGAGGGATTGGAAGCTGTGGTTTGTGCTGGTGTTCAACATCTGCGCCAGCGTGCCCGTCACGGCTTTCTCCGTCTTCCTCCCGCTGGTTGTGCAGGGTATGGGGTACGAATCGGTCGAGGCAAACTTG ATGTCGGTGCCGCCAGCGGTGTGCGGGGCGGTCGGGCTCTACCTGTTCGCATCCAGCTCGGATCGGCACAGGGAGCGGGGATGGCACATTGTCGGAGCACTGGTGGTGGCGCTGGGGGGACTCGTCGGGGTGGTCGGATCGGTCAGCAACGCAGCCAAGTATGCGTCGCTGTGCGTGTTTCTTTTTGGCAGCTACGTGCCGCCCCCGCTCACCGTGGCCTGGCTCAGCGGCAACACGCCGACGGCTGGGAAGagggcgctggtggtgggcgcGAATGGGCTGGGAAACCTGGCGGGCGCCATCGGGTCGCAGCTCTACCGAGCCGAGTATGCACCCGGGTACAAACTGCCGCTGGTGGTGACGTTGGGATTCGTCGGTGTTGCCCTCACCGGTTATGTAGCGTATCGTTACACACTGCGGGCGGTGAACGCGCGCAGGGCGGCCATCAGGAAATCGAAAAGCGCCGAGCAGATAGAGGCCGAGCGTGTCGACTCTGTCAGACATGCAGACCGCAAATGGGTGTTTGTATACGACCTGTAA